A single Vulcanisaeta distributa DSM 14429 DNA region contains:
- a CDS encoding AAA family ATPase, with translation MSVKWLSAIKRIKDGISRVFIGNEPVIQTLLATLLSEGHALLLGPIGSGKTTLAKALASIIGGTFKRVQMTNETLPSDILGFMIYAPGMEPRLVKGPIFANVVLLDEINRAPPRTLSALIEAMQEGQVTIDGTPLELPKPHIVLATMNIVEVELGYTQALPMAILDRFMSSIYVNYVSDAEEAMIVKDIDRIERELYTLSNTISLGEVVKLMDDVKGVYVDDSVLGYIMGLIKEIRSDPRVQVTLSTRAPISLFKLSRALAYLDGRDYVLPDDVKAAVYPALMHRIILRPEYRGSVTPMDVINDALNKVPVPHYIQTPVKP, from the coding sequence ATGAGCGTTAAGTGGCTTAGCGCAATTAAGCGCATTAAGGATGGTATTTCAAGGGTATTCATTGGTAACGAACCGGTAATACAGACACTACTGGCAACGCTCCTCAGCGAGGGACATGCATTATTGCTGGGTCCAATAGGTTCAGGTAAAACAACACTGGCTAAGGCATTGGCGTCGATAATAGGGGGTACGTTTAAGAGGGTTCAGATGACTAACGAGACATTACCGTCAGACATACTGGGCTTCATGATTTATGCACCCGGTATGGAGCCCAGGCTTGTTAAGGGGCCCATCTTCGCAAACGTGGTTCTCCTTGACGAAATTAATAGGGCGCCACCGAGGACCCTATCGGCATTGATTGAGGCAATGCAGGAAGGGCAGGTGACCATCGACGGCACACCCCTTGAGCTACCCAAGCCCCACATAGTCCTCGCAACAATGAACATAGTTGAGGTCGAGCTCGGCTATACCCAGGCGCTGCCGATGGCAATACTCGATAGGTTCATGTCGAGTATATACGTGAACTACGTAAGTGATGCTGAGGAGGCAATGATAGTTAAGGATATTGACAGGATAGAACGTGAATTATATACATTAAGCAATACCATTAGCCTGGGCGAGGTTGTGAAATTGATGGATGATGTGAAGGGGGTGTACGTCGATGACTCGGTGCTCGGCTACATCATGGGCTTGATTAAGGAGATCAGGAGCGATCCAAGGGTTCAGGTAACACTCAGCACTAGGGCGCCCATAAGCCTCTTCAAGCTCTCAAGGGCCCTGGCCTACCTCGATGGTAGGGACTACGTGCTTCCCGATGACGTTAAGGCAGCAGTGTACCCAGCCCTCATGCATAGGATAATCCTCAGGCCTGAGTATAGGGGTTCCGTAACGCCGATGGACGTCATCAACGACGCGTTGAATAAGGTCCCCGTCCCACACTACATACAGACCCCGGTAAAGCCATGA